One part of the Hyalangium ruber genome encodes these proteins:
- a CDS encoding complex I subunit 4 family protein, with protein MGFFDTHLLNIVVFLPLIFAALVVLLPASESGQIRTITLIGMLVDLVFGVWAYARYVPGGAEFQMEYRVPWFTEFGLSYHIGADGLAVSLILLTVFLGPLVVMASTTYISHRIKEFHLALLVLQTTMLGALVSLDVLLFYVFFEAMLIPMYLMVGVWGAEDRQMAAVKFFLYTLAGSLLMLVAIVALYFLSGPSGSRSFDYASIYNTLLSANQQVAQCTAAGDGGCANLSGLARTLHTWGPIMFAAFALAFAIKVPMWPVHTWLPDAHVQAPVAGSMILAGVMLKMGTFGFWRFAIPFFPAAAEQARPILATLSVIGIVYGALMCLAQRDIKKLIAYSSVSHLGYCMLGMLAVTAEGATGSAYQMLNHGVSTGALFLLFGILYERRHTRLMADYGGIAKVMPVFTASFLIITFSSVAVPGTNGFVGEFLVLLGTFKSNLGLVFGVLAAVGVILGAAYMLWMVQKVFFGTITHRENQFLPDMNLREFVTVAPFLALVLVMGLQPQPFLDRIAPSTDRFIARASVGNPTATPDAAMLRVEVQPLPTETAAAPSRLPSPLAAAPAVAPSPSRP; from the coding sequence ATGGGTTTCTTCGACACCCACCTGCTCAACATCGTCGTCTTCCTGCCGCTCATCTTCGCGGCGCTGGTCGTGCTCCTGCCGGCCAGCGAGTCCGGGCAGATTCGCACCATCACGCTCATCGGCATGCTGGTGGATCTGGTCTTCGGCGTCTGGGCCTACGCGCGCTACGTGCCCGGCGGCGCGGAGTTCCAGATGGAGTACCGCGTCCCCTGGTTCACCGAGTTCGGCCTGAGCTACCACATCGGCGCGGACGGGCTGGCCGTCAGCCTCATCCTGCTCACGGTGTTCCTCGGCCCGCTGGTGGTGATGGCCTCCACCACGTACATCTCCCACCGCATCAAGGAGTTCCACCTGGCGCTGCTCGTCCTGCAGACGACCATGCTGGGAGCCCTGGTGTCGCTGGACGTGCTGCTCTTCTACGTCTTCTTCGAGGCGATGCTCATCCCCATGTACCTGATGGTCGGCGTGTGGGGTGCCGAGGATCGCCAGATGGCCGCGGTGAAGTTCTTCCTCTACACCCTGGCCGGCTCGCTGCTGATGCTGGTGGCCATCGTCGCCCTGTACTTCCTCAGCGGCCCGAGCGGCAGCCGCTCGTTCGACTACGCCTCCATCTACAACACGCTGCTGAGCGCCAACCAGCAGGTGGCCCAATGCACCGCGGCCGGTGACGGCGGGTGCGCGAACCTGAGCGGCCTGGCCAGGACGCTGCACACCTGGGGCCCCATCATGTTCGCCGCCTTCGCCCTGGCCTTCGCCATCAAGGTGCCGATGTGGCCGGTGCATACGTGGTTGCCCGACGCGCACGTGCAGGCGCCGGTGGCCGGCTCCATGATTCTGGCCGGCGTCATGCTGAAGATGGGCACCTTCGGCTTCTGGCGCTTCGCGATTCCCTTCTTCCCCGCCGCCGCCGAGCAGGCCCGCCCCATCCTGGCGACGCTGTCGGTGATTGGCATCGTCTACGGCGCGCTGATGTGCCTGGCGCAGCGGGACATCAAGAAGCTCATCGCCTACTCCTCCGTGAGCCACCTGGGCTACTGCATGCTGGGCATGCTGGCGGTCACCGCCGAGGGCGCCACGGGCAGCGCCTACCAGATGCTCAACCACGGCGTGTCCACGGGCGCGCTGTTCCTCCTGTTCGGCATCCTCTACGAGCGGCGCCACACCCGCCTCATGGCCGACTACGGCGGCATCGCCAAGGTGATGCCGGTGTTCACCGCCTCCTTCCTCATCATCACCTTCTCCTCGGTGGCGGTGCCGGGCACCAACGGCTTCGTCGGTGAGTTCCTGGTGCTCTTGGGCACCTTCAAGAGCAACCTGGGCCTCGTGTTCGGCGTGCTGGCGGCCGTGGGCGTCATCCTCGGCGCGGCCTACATGCTGTGGATGGTGCAGAAGGTGTTCTTCGGCACCATCACCCACCGGGAGAATCAGTTCCTGCCGGACATGAACCTGCGCGAGTTCGTCACCGTGGCGCCCTTCCTGGCGCTGGTGCTGGTGATGGGCCTGCAGCCGCAGCCGTTCCTGGACCGCATCGCCCCCTCCACGGACCGCTTCATCGCCCGCGCCAGCGTGGGCAACCCCACCGCCACCCCGGACGCGGCCATGCTCCGGGTGGAGGTCCAGCCGCTGCCCACCGAGACGGCGGCCGCGCCTTCCCGCCTCCCCAGCCCGCTCGCCGCCGCGCCAGCGGTCGCCCCCTCGCCGTCCCGGCCGTAA
- a CDS encoding GNAT family N-acetyltransferase: MTETAALSLRAGRPEDYAAFARLFLELVVPEPPPPPEVWEAELLPSSLFYDGPQGPVAYAVAEVMGELGYVVNLVVDASARRQGLGRRMMEAVAARFQARGCRSWGLTVKRDNTAALALYASLGMKPLREAATLRLSREHLEVLPPAPPGLRVVPAVEAEWEALTAAFRMTPGKLARFSLRIGHQLLRLERPGDADFAGLGVMDLRSGGVISPFFAATPGHARVLLEDAFQRTGASVLHAVVTDDAPLERLLRGAGAGVDMETLQMQGPL; the protein is encoded by the coding sequence ATGACTGAGACAGCGGCGCTGTCACTTCGCGCGGGCAGGCCCGAGGACTACGCGGCCTTCGCCCGGCTCTTCCTGGAGCTGGTGGTGCCCGAGCCCCCGCCACCGCCGGAGGTGTGGGAGGCGGAGCTGCTCCCCAGTTCCCTGTTCTACGACGGGCCCCAGGGGCCGGTGGCGTACGCGGTGGCGGAGGTGATGGGCGAGCTGGGTTACGTGGTGAACCTCGTGGTGGACGCCTCCGCCCGGCGGCAGGGGCTGGGCCGGCGGATGATGGAGGCGGTTGCGGCGCGCTTTCAGGCGCGGGGCTGTCGCAGTTGGGGGCTGACCGTGAAGCGGGACAACACGGCGGCGCTGGCCCTCTACGCCTCCCTGGGGATGAAGCCGCTGCGCGAGGCCGCCACGCTGAGGCTCTCCCGAGAGCACCTGGAGGTGTTGCCCCCAGCGCCTCCCGGGTTGAGGGTGGTGCCGGCGGTGGAGGCGGAGTGGGAGGCGCTGACGGCGGCCTTTCGGATGACGCCGGGCAAGCTCGCGCGCTTCTCCCTCCGCATCGGGCACCAGCTGCTGCGGCTGGAGCGGCCGGGCGACGCCGACTTCGCGGGCCTGGGGGTGATGGACCTGCGCTCGGGTGGGGTGATCTCTCCCTTCTTCGCGGCCACCCCTGGCCACGCGCGTGTGTTGCTCGAGGACGCCTTCCAGCGCACGGGCGCCTCGGTGCTCCACGCCGTGGTGACGGACGATGCCCCGCTGGAGCGGCTGCTGCGCGGGGCGGGGGCGGGCGTGGACATGGAGACCCTGCAGATGCAGGGTCCCCTCTGA
- a CDS encoding NADH-quinone oxidoreductase subunit N has translation MTPNISSADFLPLLPAIIMVVGACVLLLSEVFLSATASRGYQAVLTAATAAAGGVVSVWLMFQPAQQVFLGYGVLDPFSSFMSFVICVGLGLAALSAAGFLRKRGAERGEFYALMLFASAGMSLLGISAELITLFVNIEVLSIGTYALTSYLRRGTRPSEAGFKYFILGAFSSAVLLYGAALLYGATGSTQLLEISRTIGPALNEHRALIYSGIVLVAAGFAFKVAAVPFHMWTPDVYEGAPTPVTALMSAGVKAAAFAAMVRVFLSVTKGIDPQLPLVLFSALALLTMVIGNLLAIPQRNVKRMLAYSSIAHAGYLLMGVAALFVTQPGEAFQLLGPSSLSGSTAQELGRGAAQADALRGILFYLLAYTVTAVGAFALVSALERREDEDKGTAWDLDRFSGLAQRRPGWAFAMAAFMLSLGGIPPTMGFMGKLLIFRSAVDTGLIGLAIVGVLSSAAGVYYYLRVVVYMFMRPVPEGAHALERSWTTELTLVLSTAAVVLLGILPGPVTGWLTQASSLFGGP, from the coding sequence ATGACTCCCAATATCAGCTCGGCTGACTTCCTCCCGCTGCTGCCCGCCATCATCATGGTGGTGGGCGCCTGCGTCCTGCTGCTCTCGGAGGTGTTCCTCTCCGCCACCGCCTCGCGCGGCTACCAGGCGGTGCTCACCGCCGCCACGGCGGCGGCCGGCGGCGTCGTCTCCGTGTGGCTGATGTTCCAGCCCGCGCAGCAGGTGTTCCTCGGCTACGGGGTGTTGGATCCGTTCTCCAGCTTCATGTCCTTCGTCATCTGCGTGGGGCTGGGGCTGGCGGCCCTCAGCGCGGCGGGCTTCCTGCGCAAGCGCGGCGCCGAGCGCGGTGAGTTCTACGCGCTGATGCTCTTCGCCTCCGCCGGCATGAGCCTGCTGGGCATCTCCGCCGAGCTCATCACCCTGTTCGTCAACATCGAGGTGCTCTCCATCGGCACCTACGCCCTCACCTCCTACCTGCGGCGCGGCACGCGGCCCAGCGAGGCGGGCTTCAAGTACTTCATCCTCGGCGCCTTCTCCTCGGCGGTGCTGCTGTACGGCGCGGCCCTGCTGTACGGCGCCACCGGCAGCACGCAGCTCCTGGAGATCAGCCGCACCATCGGCCCGGCCCTGAACGAGCACCGCGCCCTCATCTACAGCGGCATCGTCCTGGTCGCCGCCGGCTTCGCCTTCAAGGTCGCCGCGGTTCCCTTCCACATGTGGACCCCGGACGTGTACGAGGGCGCCCCCACCCCCGTCACCGCGCTGATGAGCGCGGGTGTGAAGGCGGCGGCTTTCGCGGCGATGGTGCGCGTGTTCCTCTCGGTCACCAAGGGCATCGATCCGCAGCTCCCGCTGGTCCTCTTCTCGGCCCTGGCGCTGCTGACGATGGTCATCGGCAACCTGCTCGCCATCCCGCAGCGCAACGTCAAGCGCATGCTGGCCTACTCCTCCATCGCCCACGCCGGCTACCTGCTGATGGGCGTGGCGGCCCTCTTCGTCACCCAGCCCGGTGAGGCGTTCCAGCTGCTGGGCCCCTCGTCGCTCTCGGGCAGCACGGCGCAGGAGCTGGGCCGGGGCGCGGCCCAGGCGGACGCGCTGCGCGGCATCCTCTTCTACCTGCTGGCCTATACCGTCACCGCCGTGGGCGCCTTCGCGCTCGTCTCCGCGCTGGAGCGCCGCGAGGACGAGGACAAGGGCACCGCGTGGGACCTGGATCGCTTCAGCGGGCTGGCGCAGCGCCGGCCGGGCTGGGCCTTCGCCATGGCCGCCTTCATGCTGTCGCTCGGTGGCATTCCGCCCACCATGGGCTTCATGGGCAAGCTGCTCATCTTCCGCAGCGCCGTGGACACCGGCCTCATCGGCCTGGCCATCGTCGGCGTGCTCTCCAGCGCCGCGGGCGTCTACTACTACCTGCGCGTCGTCGTTTACATGTTCATGCGGCCGGTGCCCGAGGGCGCCCACGCGCTGGAGCGCAGCTGGACCACCGAGCTCACCCTGGTGCTGTCCACCGCCGCCGTGGTGCTGCTGGGCATCCTCCCGGGCCCCGTCACCGGCTGGCTCACCCAGGCCAGCAGCCTCTTCGGCGGCCCGTAG